A genome region from Carya illinoinensis cultivar Pawnee chromosome 2, C.illinoinensisPawnee_v1, whole genome shotgun sequence includes the following:
- the LOC122300705 gene encoding FHA domain-containing protein At4g14490-like, with translation MTSGQVNHRVKEELPVSIFQKHFKFQFKFTETMEAPPLKLVMLQGPREGETLEFRHGSTVRIGRLVRGNAVPIKDVGISSKHLSIESSSSGSGKWILRDLHSSNGTLLNGTKLLPDTPYDLSDADSIKIGEYTSILVKIDGDDESQLRRNPRRRAAQKDQAEPVAENRGPKVKASIESEAKYDEKGEDLETGNRRKGRPRKARVMKSEDVAQELRSKEPENVGPVEEKPLRQTSTRRTRSAKIKESGPLEPVLEKIPETLSGEVEVKGKKNRVGARRRKNLCEESLNFVRVDASEDKGNEEETNFEENIITDVDKGAPSRVDASDNKENVEETNSEENDRLVVDKGAATGVDVKVERGAGSGVKEEEGLDLEKMTLGDWFDYLEVHLPKQIIDATEEMIDGMRQKAKQVREYMVEQRTERGKVPVR, from the coding sequence ATGACATCGGGTCAGGTCAATCATAGGGTTAAGGAGGAGCTACCCGTTTCAATCTTTCAGAagcatttcaaatttcaattcaaattcACTGAAACGATGGAGGCCCCGCCACTGAAGCTCGTAATGCTCCAAGGCCCTCGCGAGGGCGAAACCTTAGAATTCCGACACGGTTCCACCGTCCGAATAGGCCGTCTCGTCCGGGGCAACGCCGTCCCCATCAAGGACGTCGGCATTTCCTCCAAGCACCTCTCCATTGAGTCATCCTCTTCTGGGTCAGGTAAATGGATCCTTCGCGATCTTCACTCCTCCAACGGCACCCTCCTCAACGGCACCAAGCTCCTCCCAGACACTCCCTATGATCTCAGCGATGCCGACTCCATCAAGATCGGCGAGTACACCTCCATCTTAGTCAAGATTGACGGCGACGATGAGAGCCAACTGAGGCGGAACCCCAGGCGCCGGGCCGCACAGAAAGACCAGGCGGAACCGGTGGCAGAGAATCGGGGCCCGAAGGTAAAGGCTTCTATAGAGAGCGAAGCTAAATATGACGAGAAAGGTGAGGACTTGGAGACTGGTAATAGAAGGAAGGGTCGGCCGAGGAAAGCTAGGGTTATGAAGAGCGAAGACGTTGCTCAGGAACTTCGTTCTAAGGAGCCTGAGAATGTGGGACCCGTGGAAGAGAAACCGTTACGGCAAACAAGTACAAGGCGCACACGGAGTGCAAAGATCAAGGAATCTGGGCCTTTGGAACCGGTTCTCGAGAAGATCCCAGAGACCTTGAGTGGAGAAGTGGAGGTTAAGGGTAAGAAGAACCGAGTCGGGGCGAGAAGAAGGAAGAATTTATGCGAAGAGTCATTGAATTTCGTTCGAGTTGATGCTTCGGAGGATAAGGGAAACGAGGAGGAGACAAATTTCGAAGAAAACATTATAACCGATGTTGACAAAGGTGCTCCGAGTCGAGTGGATGCTTCAGATAATAAGGAGAATGTGGAGGAAACGAATTCCGAAGAAAATGATAGACTTGTTGTCGATAAGGGCGCGGCGACTGGAGTTGATGTTAAGGTGGAACGGGGGGCTGGTTCTGGTGTCAAAGAGGAGGAGGGGCTGGATTTGGAGAAGATGACGCTTGGGGACTGGTTCGATTATCTGGAGGTGCATTTGCCAAAACAGATAATTGATGCGACTGAGGAGATGATTGACGGTATGAGACAGAAAGCTAAGCAAGTTCGTGAGTATATGGTGGAGCAGAGGACTGAGAGGGGTAAAGTGCCAGTGCGATAG